Proteins from one Leptospira fletcheri genomic window:
- a CDS encoding efflux RND transporter permease subunit: protein MNFAELSIKRPIFITCTVLIILVTGYLSLNKLGVDLFPNVTIPVVTVTVPYPGAAPNEIETLIAKPVEDELSTISGVKRIKSACSEGSGTVVVEFTLETDVKYAEQQVRDKVSAVKPKLPSDAKEPIIRRIDPADQPILILALQAELSEAVLFDIASEEIKQSLLTAKDVGNITIYGGRKREIHVELDRQKLKAHMIPASVVSNRLASGGTNIPAGKVSKSDKELVYRTINEFQSPQEIRDTPISLFGNEIPVKIGQLGEVKDTLEDETSRAYFNGQKAIFLLVYKQSGANTVAVAQEVKRRVGELNKELAKREGSPKLSTANDNSIMIDDNIYDVKETILIGIALTIVVVLLFLGSVRSTIITGLALPNSLLGAFILMAVAGFTVNVMTLLALSLAVGLLIDDAIVVRENIFRHREMGKTARVASIEGTKEVTLAVVATTMTVIAVFLPIAFVSGVVGQFLREFGLTVCFALLISLYDALTIAPMLSSYFGGKIANHGHGASAHSSAVPEFTTHSETTKKKKGKSDHTPLEELALSKIRPEPSNKGPIRKILGWIGGFFGALEKGLDGVLSWFNVFQSWLEDRYASALRFTLKRPNLILVGAVLIFIASLGLTKYIPKTFLPAQDNGKFQVTLDMPPGTSVEKMAAVAQQVYRKMAEHREILLVAMFNTNRTTTMFVEMIPSKQRKMNTSEFKDLLRKELESFSYANPIVKDIDNVGGGQRPFTLVVSGQNGQLVENYAGKLFQRLRESKALLDVDTSYRSGAPEFRVVPDRDKEVLLGIPGTVIGSELRTLVEGTTPAVYRENGVEYDIRVRLKEGQRDLKDNFYNSFVPNFNNRMIPIQNVARAEETTGLATINRMNRNKSVEIYGDVNPEGPGMGGAMQEVAVITQSELPLPPGVRIGYTGQAENFKEMGTSMGIAMGLGVLFIYMVLASLYESFITPIAIMLVLPLALCGAFIALFLTQKSLDIFSMIGLIMLIGVATKNSILLVDFTNQLIHQGMEMKAAIVEAGRERLRPILMTSFALIAGMLPIAIGLNEASRQRTSMGVAIIGGLISSTILTLVVVPAAFSYIEKLNELVRRNAPNPDA from the coding sequence ATGAATTTCGCGGAACTTTCGATCAAGCGTCCTATTTTCATCACTTGCACCGTTTTGATCATTCTGGTCACGGGCTATCTTTCCCTGAACAAACTAGGGGTGGATTTATTTCCGAACGTGACCATTCCGGTCGTGACCGTGACGGTTCCCTATCCGGGTGCTGCGCCGAACGAGATCGAGACCTTGATCGCAAAGCCCGTGGAAGACGAATTATCCACGATTTCGGGCGTTAAGAGAATCAAATCCGCCTGTAGCGAAGGTTCCGGAACGGTGGTGGTGGAATTCACTTTGGAAACGGATGTGAAATACGCCGAGCAGCAAGTCCGGGACAAGGTTTCCGCAGTGAAGCCGAAGTTGCCGAGCGACGCAAAGGAACCGATCATCCGTAGGATCGATCCGGCGGACCAGCCCATCCTCATCCTCGCCCTCCAAGCGGAGCTTTCCGAAGCGGTACTCTTCGATATCGCCAGTGAAGAGATCAAACAAAGTCTGCTTACCGCAAAGGATGTGGGAAACATCACGATCTACGGAGGAAGAAAGAGAGAAATCCATGTGGAATTGGACCGCCAAAAATTAAAGGCGCACATGATTCCTGCCTCCGTGGTTTCCAATCGATTGGCTTCCGGTGGGACGAATATTCCGGCCGGAAAGGTGAGTAAGTCCGACAAGGAATTGGTGTATCGTACGATCAACGAATTCCAATCCCCTCAGGAAATCCGGGACACCCCGATTTCCCTCTTCGGAAACGAGATTCCTGTTAAGATCGGGCAATTGGGAGAAGTCAAGGATACCCTGGAAGACGAGACTTCTCGCGCTTACTTTAACGGTCAAAAGGCGATCTTTCTCCTAGTATACAAACAATCCGGAGCAAATACGGTCGCGGTCGCGCAAGAGGTCAAAAGGCGCGTAGGGGAATTGAACAAGGAACTCGCGAAACGGGAAGGCAGTCCCAAGCTGTCCACGGCGAACGACAATTCGATCATGATCGACGACAATATCTACGACGTCAAGGAGACCATCCTGATCGGGATTGCTCTGACCATCGTGGTTGTGCTTTTGTTTTTAGGAAGTGTGAGATCTACCATCATTACCGGATTGGCCTTGCCGAACTCCCTCTTAGGCGCCTTTATTTTGATGGCAGTGGCCGGCTTCACCGTAAACGTAATGACCCTTTTGGCCTTAAGTTTGGCGGTCGGGTTATTGATCGACGATGCGATCGTGGTAAGGGAAAACATCTTCCGGCATAGGGAAATGGGTAAGACCGCCCGTGTCGCCTCTATAGAAGGAACCAAGGAAGTTACGTTAGCCGTCGTTGCAACTACCATGACGGTGATCGCCGTATTTTTACCGATCGCGTTCGTGAGCGGAGTAGTGGGGCAGTTTCTCCGGGAATTCGGACTGACCGTATGTTTCGCTTTGTTGATTTCCTTATATGACGCTCTTACCATCGCGCCTATGCTTTCCAGTTATTTCGGAGGAAAGATCGCGAATCATGGCCATGGAGCTTCCGCACATTCTTCCGCCGTTCCGGAATTTACGACCCATTCCGAAACGACCAAGAAGAAGAAAGGAAAGTCGGACCACACTCCGCTGGAAGAATTGGCTCTTTCCAAAATCCGTCCGGAGCCCTCGAACAAAGGGCCCATCCGAAAAATACTAGGTTGGATCGGAGGATTTTTCGGAGCCTTGGAAAAAGGCTTGGATGGAGTTCTTTCCTGGTTCAACGTATTCCAATCCTGGTTGGAAGATCGTTACGCTTCCGCGCTGAGGTTTACTCTAAAACGGCCGAATCTTATACTCGTAGGCGCAGTTCTCATCTTCATCGCCAGTTTGGGACTGACCAAATACATTCCTAAAACCTTCCTTCCTGCGCAGGACAACGGAAAGTTTCAGGTCACTTTGGATATGCCTCCTGGTACTTCCGTGGAAAAGATGGCCGCCGTGGCCCAACAAGTATATCGAAAGATGGCGGAGCATAGGGAAATACTCCTGGTCGCCATGTTCAACACGAATCGAACCACCACTATGTTCGTGGAGATGATTCCGTCCAAACAGAGAAAAATGAACACTTCCGAATTCAAGGACCTGTTGAGAAAGGAACTGGAATCCTTCTCCTACGCGAATCCGATCGTAAAGGACATCGATAACGTCGGAGGGGGCCAAAGACCTTTTACCCTCGTAGTCAGCGGACAAAACGGTCAGCTCGTGGAAAATTACGCAGGCAAATTATTCCAACGTCTCCGGGAATCCAAAGCTCTTTTGGACGTGGATACCAGCTATCGCTCGGGAGCGCCGGAGTTCCGCGTCGTCCCGGACCGGGATAAGGAAGTCCTTTTAGGAATTCCGGGAACGGTGATCGGAAGCGAATTGAGAACGTTGGTGGAAGGAACTACTCCCGCAGTGTACCGGGAAAACGGTGTGGAATACGATATCCGTGTGAGGTTAAAGGAAGGGCAGAGGGACTTGAAGGACAACTTCTACAATTCCTTTGTGCCGAATTTCAATAATCGGATGATCCCGATTCAGAATGTGGCTCGGGCCGAGGAAACTACAGGATTGGCCACGATCAATCGTATGAACAGGAATAAATCCGTGGAGATTTACGGAGACGTCAACCCGGAAGGACCGGGAATGGGAGGAGCCATGCAGGAAGTCGCCGTTATCACCCAAAGCGAACTGCCTCTTCCTCCGGGAGTCCGGATCGGATATACGGGCCAGGCGGAAAATTTCAAGGAAATGGGAACTTCCATGGGAATCGCAATGGGCTTAGGTGTTCTATTCATATATATGGTTCTTGCTTCCTTGTATGAAAGTTTCATCACTCCGATCGCGATCATGTTGGTGCTTCCTTTAGCGCTTTGCGGCGCGTTCATCGCGCTCTTTCTTACGCAGAAGTCCTTGGATATCTTCTCCATGATCGGTCTCATCATGCTGATCGGAGTCGCTACGAAAAACTCCATCCTTTTGGTGGATTTTACGAACCAGCTCATCCATCAGGGAATGGAAATGAAGGCCGCGATCGTGGAAGCGGGCAGGGAAAGGCTCAGACCGATTCTGATGACTTCCTTCGCGTTGATCGCGGGAATGCTTCCCATCGCGATCGGTTTGAACGAAGCGTCCAGACAAAGGACAAGTATGGGGGTCGCCATTATCGGCGGTCTGATTTCTTCTACGATTCTGACCTTGGTCGTGGTTCCCGCTGCGTTCTCTTATATAGAAAAGTTAAACGAATTAGTTAGGAGAAACGCTCCTAATCCGGACGCCTGA